One stretch of Williamwhitmania taraxaci DNA includes these proteins:
- the rplA gene encoding 50S ribosomal protein L1 produces the protein MTKISKNQKIALAKVDPNKVYKLSEATQLVKDITFTKFDGSVDVDVRLGVDPRKANQMVRGVVTLPHGTGRVVRVLVLCTPDKEQEAKDAGAEFVGLDDYIEKIKGGWTDVDVVITSPNVMGKVGALGRILGPRGLMPNPKTGTVTMEIGKAVSDVKKGKIDFKVDKFGIVHSGVGRVSFSPDMLVDNAREFLSTIMRLKPSAAKGTYIKSIYLSSTMSPGIQVDPKSITE, from the coding sequence ATGACAAAAATTTCTAAGAATCAGAAGATTGCACTTGCCAAGGTAGACCCCAATAAAGTATACAAACTCTCCGAAGCAACCCAACTTGTAAAGGATATTACCTTTACGAAGTTTGATGGTTCGGTAGACGTTGATGTAAGACTGGGTGTTGACCCCCGCAAGGCAAATCAGATGGTTCGTGGTGTAGTAACCCTACCTCATGGAACTGGACGAGTAGTTCGTGTATTGGTTCTCTGTACTCCCGACAAGGAGCAAGAAGCTAAAGACGCTGGTGCTGAGTTCGTAGGTCTTGATGATTATATCGAGAAAATTAAAGGTGGATGGACCGACGTAGACGTTGTTATCACTTCGCCCAATGTAATGGGTAAGGTGGGTGCTCTAGGTCGTATTTTAGGTCCACGCGGATTAATGCCAAACCCTAAAACAGGTACCGTTACCATGGAAATTGGTAAGGCTGTCTCTGATGTTAAAAAGGGTAAAATCGACTTTAAGGTTGATAAGTTTGGTATCGTTCACTCGGGTGTTGGAAGAGTTTCTTTCTCCCCTGACATGCTAGTGGATAATGCACGTGAGTTCCTCAGCACCATTATGAGGCTGAAACCATCTGCTGCTAAGGGTACCTATATCAAGAGCATCTACCTTTCTAGCACTATGAGTCCTGGTATTCAGGTTGACCCAAAGTCGATCACTGAATAG
- a CDS encoding tyrosine-type recombinase/integrase — MIGLFFQYLHSERRFSPHTVKSYIDDINQFVSFTGSELKDFDPSSVDHKMIRRWVVSLLEKKYAARSVSRKISALKHFYRFLMREGYVSMNPVQKIVAPRVQKKLPVFIEEMAILTLLDTLLPTDDSFAALRQKTIVELLYSTGIRRGELVSLQLSQVDFVQRQIRVIGKGDKERIIPATPELLETLSRYMKARQHLVGDGKNSCLFTTDSGKPIYAKLVYREVHDALGFISSMTKLSPHVLRHSFATHLLNHGADLSAIKELLGHANLGATQVYTHTSFEKLKSIYNLAHPRA, encoded by the coding sequence ATGATAGGCCTATTTTTTCAATACCTGCACTCAGAACGACGTTTTTCACCACACACGGTGAAATCGTACATTGATGACATAAATCAATTTGTATCCTTTACTGGAAGCGAGTTGAAAGATTTTGACCCATCTAGCGTCGATCATAAAATGATCCGTAGGTGGGTTGTTTCTTTATTGGAGAAGAAGTATGCTGCCCGTTCCGTATCCCGAAAAATTTCTGCATTGAAACATTTTTACCGTTTTCTAATGCGCGAAGGATATGTTTCAATGAATCCTGTGCAAAAAATTGTTGCTCCACGGGTGCAGAAAAAACTTCCGGTTTTTATCGAGGAAATGGCTATTCTAACCCTTCTTGACACTCTGCTGCCAACCGACGATAGTTTTGCCGCTCTTAGGCAGAAAACTATTGTTGAGTTGCTTTATTCCACGGGTATTCGGAGGGGAGAGTTAGTTTCACTGCAACTCTCGCAGGTTGATTTCGTCCAGAGGCAAATTCGCGTGATCGGGAAAGGGGATAAGGAGCGGATTATCCCAGCCACCCCAGAGTTGCTTGAAACGTTGTCTCGCTATATGAAAGCACGTCAGCATCTTGTTGGTGATGGCAAAAATAGTTGTCTTTTTACTACCGATTCGGGTAAACCAATTTATGCAAAACTTGTTTATAGAGAGGTACACGATGCACTCGGTTTTATTAGTTCAATGACCAAATTAAGTCCCCACGTATTGAGACACTCATTTGCAACTCATTTGCTTAACCATGGAGCTGACCTCTCTGCTATAAAGGAACTGTTAGGCCATGCGAACTTAGGCGCTACTCAAGTTTATACCCACACTTCTTTCGAAAAATTAAAGAGTATTTATAATCTAGCTCATCCCAGAGCTTAA
- the hpf gene encoding ribosome hibernation-promoting factor, HPF/YfiA family: MNVKIQSIKFTADQKLVDFLTQKLEKMPRYYEGILGAEVFLRLENAQDTDNKVVEIRLEVPGYDVFATKQAKTFEEAADLCLDALKKQVSKYKEKQKGL, from the coding sequence ATGAACGTAAAGATTCAATCCATTAAGTTTACAGCGGACCAAAAACTCGTTGACTTCTTAACTCAGAAATTAGAAAAGATGCCCCGTTACTATGAGGGTATTTTAGGTGCGGAAGTTTTTTTACGCCTTGAAAACGCTCAAGATACCGACAATAAGGTTGTCGAAATTCGACTTGAGGTTCCGGGATACGATGTATTTGCCACCAAACAAGCGAAAACATTCGAAGAAGCAGCCGATCTTTGCCTTGATGCGTTAAAGAAGCAAGTGTCTAAGTATAAGGAAAAACAGAAGGGACTTTAA
- the rpsU gene encoding 30S ribosomal protein S21, whose protein sequence is MIIIPIKEGENIERALKKFKRKFEKTGIIKELRQRQFFTKPSIKRRDEMKKAVYVLKLQEAEE, encoded by the coding sequence ATGATCATTATTCCAATAAAAGAGGGAGAAAACATTGAACGGGCTCTCAAAAAATTCAAGAGGAAATTTGAGAAGACCGGTATTATTAAGGAACTAAGACAGCGTCAATTTTTCACAAAGCCTTCTATCAAGAGGCGTGACGAAATGAAGAAGGCTGTATACGTTCTGAAATTACAGGAAGCTGAAGAGTAG
- a CDS encoding helix-hairpin-helix domain-containing protein, producing the protein MRFWRSFIKEWFSFSGAERKGVWFLLVVSTCAVTIAKFYPEPPVTRADPTLVSEAKRINDLLMEDASESYYEATTTSRSPHPLSLRPFNPNDVTAEQLHSMGLPDKTVKSLLGYRSKGGVFRKADDIKKLYGLGEELSDAIIPFLIIPDSLAFKKFNPLLFSKRDSFVVSFPVEINGADSVSLLRIKGIGPVLAHKIIVYRRQLGGFYSADQLLDIYGLRAENLLLMKDQLIVDSTKIVSWPINYLSPDSMAKHPYVSKYQANAIEFYRGKVGKIQSLDELVHNRILPPTVARKLRPYIKF; encoded by the coding sequence ATGAGGTTTTGGCGGAGTTTCATTAAAGAGTGGTTTTCCTTTTCAGGTGCCGAAAGAAAGGGCGTGTGGTTTTTACTGGTAGTTTCGACCTGTGCTGTTACTATTGCAAAGTTCTACCCCGAACCGCCAGTAACCCGCGCAGACCCAACACTTGTTTCCGAGGCCAAACGAATTAACGATCTTTTGATGGAAGACGCCTCCGAATCCTACTATGAAGCAACCACAACTTCACGCTCACCGCATCCTCTATCGCTTCGGCCATTTAATCCTAATGATGTTACCGCAGAGCAACTTCATAGCATGGGGCTTCCCGACAAGACGGTTAAAAGTCTTCTGGGTTATCGGAGTAAAGGTGGCGTTTTTCGAAAAGCGGATGATATTAAGAAGTTATACGGGCTCGGCGAGGAGTTGTCGGATGCGATTATTCCATTTTTAATCATCCCCGATTCGCTAGCCTTTAAAAAATTCAATCCATTACTTTTTAGTAAAAGAGATTCCTTTGTGGTCAGTTTTCCGGTGGAGATAAACGGGGCAGATTCGGTTTCTCTGCTGCGAATAAAAGGTATCGGTCCTGTGCTGGCACATAAAATAATAGTGTATCGTCGTCAATTAGGTGGCTTTTATAGTGCCGATCAACTCCTGGATATTTATGGTTTACGTGCCGAAAATCTGTTGCTGATGAAGGATCAACTCATTGTTGACTCTACAAAGATAGTAAGCTGGCCTATAAATTATTTATCCCCCGATAGTATGGCGAAGCATCCTTATGTTTCAAAATATCAGGCAAATGCAATAGAGTTTTACCGTGGTAAAGTGGGCAAAATACAATCGCTGGACGAGTTGGTGCATAACAGAATTTTACCACCCACAGTAGCCCGAAAACTACGCCCTTACATCAAGTTTTGA
- the tuf gene encoding elongation factor Tu — protein sequence MAKEKFDRSKPHVNIGTIGHVDHGKTTLTAAITTVLAKKGWSEVRSFDSIDNAPEEKERGITINTAHVEYSTATRHYAHVDCPGHADYVKNMVTGAAQMDGAIIVVAATDGPMPQTREHILLARQVNVPRIVVFLNKVDMVDDPEMLDLVEMEVRELLSFYKFDGDNAPVIRGSALGALNGEPEWEEKVVELMEAVDNWIPIPPRENQKPFLMPVEDVFSITGRGTVATGRIETGVIKVGEEVAIIGLGDAPKKSVCTGVEMFRKLLDTGEAGDNVGLLLRGIDKKEIRRGMVIAKPGSVTPHTVFKAEVYVLKKEEGGRHTPFHDNYRPQFYLRTLDVTGEIKLPEGVEMVMPGDNISVTVNLITPVAMAPGLRFAIREGGRTVGAGQITEIVL from the coding sequence ATGGCTAAAGAAAAATTTGACAGGTCGAAGCCGCACGTTAACATAGGTACCATTGGTCACGTTGACCATGGTAAGACAACTCTTACGGCTGCTATCACCACCGTACTTGCAAAAAAGGGTTGGTCCGAAGTTCGTAGCTTCGATTCAATTGACAACGCTCCTGAGGAAAAAGAGCGTGGTATTACCATTAACACTGCTCACGTTGAGTATTCAACAGCTACCCGTCACTACGCTCACGTTGACTGTCCTGGTCACGCTGACTACGTAAAGAACATGGTTACTGGTGCTGCTCAAATGGACGGTGCTATTATCGTTGTTGCTGCAACTGACGGTCCAATGCCACAAACACGTGAGCACATCCTACTTGCTCGTCAGGTAAATGTTCCTCGTATCGTGGTTTTCCTTAACAAGGTGGACATGGTTGACGATCCAGAAATGCTTGACCTCGTTGAAATGGAAGTTAGAGAACTTCTCTCTTTCTACAAGTTCGACGGCGACAATGCTCCTGTGATCCGCGGTTCTGCTCTTGGCGCACTTAACGGTGAACCAGAATGGGAAGAGAAAGTGGTTGAATTGATGGAAGCGGTTGATAATTGGATCCCAATTCCTCCTCGCGAGAATCAAAAGCCTTTCTTGATGCCTGTTGAAGATGTATTCTCTATCACCGGTCGTGGTACCGTTGCTACTGGAAGAATCGAAACTGGTGTTATCAAGGTTGGTGAAGAAGTTGCCATCATCGGTCTTGGTGATGCTCCTAAGAAATCGGTTTGTACCGGTGTTGAAATGTTCCGTAAGTTGCTCGATACAGGTGAAGCTGGCGACAACGTAGGTCTTCTACTCCGTGGTATTGATAAGAAGGAAATCCGTCGTGGTATGGTTATTGCCAAGCCAGGTTCGGTTACTCCTCACACTGTATTCAAGGCTGAGGTTTACGTGTTGAAGAAAGAAGAAGGCGGACGCCACACTCCTTTCCACGACAACTACCGTCCTCAGTTCTACCTCAGAACTCTTGACGTAACTGGCGAAATCAAGTTGCCAGAAGGTGTTGAAATGGTTATGCCTGGTGACAATATCTCTGTTACCGTTAACCTGATCACTCCAGTTGCTATGGCTCCAGGTCTCCGCTTCGCTATCCGCGAAGGTGGTAGAACTGTAGGTGCAGGACAAATTACTGAGATTGTTTTGTAA
- the rpoB gene encoding DNA-directed RNA polymerase subunit beta: MSLQHTSERISFASTKKRLDYPDFLEIQLKSFQDFFQLGTAPENRKNEGLYKVFAENFPITDTRNNFVLEFLDYYIDPPRYSIEECLERGLTYSVPLKAKLKLYCTDPEHEDFDTVVQDVYLGTVPYMTPRGTFLINGAERVVVSQLHRSPGVFFGQSIHANGTKLYSARIIPFKGSWIEFATDINSVMYAYIDRKKKLPVTTLLRAIGYETDKDILEIFDLADEIKISKASLKKYVGRKLAARVLKSWIEDFVDEDTGEVVSIERNEVIIDREVVLENSHIDEILDAGTKSILLHKENHNLSDYAIIYNTLQKDPCNSEKEAVIYVYRQLRNSEPPDEATARDVIDKLFFSDKRYDLGDVGRFRINRKLHLDIGADVKVLTKPDIIAIIKYLIELINSKADVDDIDHLSNRRVRTVGEQLANQFGVGLSRMARTIRERMNVRDNEVFTPIDLINSKTLSSVINSFYGTNQLSQFMDQTNPLAEMTHKRRLSALGPGGLSRERAGFEVRDVHYTHYGRLCPIETPEGPNIGLISSLCVFAKINKLGFIETPYRQVQEGKVDLTDEGVIYLSAEDEEKKIIAQANAPLDSDGRFSNPRVKARYQGDFPLAEPMEVNLMDVAPNQIASIAASLIPFLEHDDANRALMGSNMMRQAVPLVSPEAPIVGTGLEGPVISDSRVQVVAEGTGVIDFVDAKEIVVKYDMTDDERFVSFETDTKRYRLPKYLKTNQNTCINLKPKVRKGQAVKAGDILSEGYATMGGELALGRNLKVAFMPWKGYNFEDAIVLSERLVREDIFTSIHVDEYIMEVRDTKRGMEELTSDIPNVSEEATKNLDENGLIRIGANVEPGDILIGKITPKGESDPSPEEKLLRAIFGDKAGDVKDASLKASPSLHGVVIEKKLFSRAMKDAKKGKVSDKTLLTKIEEEFEKNANVIKEVLIDKLFVLVNGKTSQGVYDYYHTEIISKGQKFTQKQLAEIDYLNINPNKWTTDKAKNDQIRALIYNFIAKFKAYDAEHKRKKFNITIGDELPTGIVQLAKVYIAKKRKIKVGDKMAGRHGNKGIVSRIVRDEDMPFLDDGTIVDIVLNPLGVPSRMNLGQIYETVLGWAGKELGLRFSTPIFDGATLEEICDYTDKAGVPRYGRTILRDGGTGELFDQPATVGIIYMLKLGHMVDDKMHARSIGPYSLITQQPLGGKAQFGGQRFGEMEVWALEAFGASHILQEILTIKSDDVVGRAKAYEAIVKGEAMPTPGIPESLNVLIHELRGLGLSVNLD, translated from the coding sequence ATGTCTCTACAACACACAAGCGAACGCATCAGCTTTGCTTCGACAAAGAAAAGGTTGGACTACCCTGATTTCCTTGAGATTCAGCTGAAATCTTTTCAGGATTTTTTCCAACTTGGGACAGCTCCCGAAAATAGGAAGAATGAAGGCCTGTATAAAGTATTTGCGGAAAACTTCCCAATTACTGATACTCGCAATAACTTCGTTCTCGAATTCCTTGATTATTATATTGACCCCCCAAGGTATTCCATTGAGGAATGTCTAGAGCGCGGCCTTACTTACAGCGTTCCGCTAAAGGCCAAACTCAAACTCTATTGTACTGATCCTGAACATGAGGATTTCGATACAGTAGTTCAGGATGTTTACTTGGGCACTGTGCCTTACATGACCCCTCGTGGCACCTTTTTGATCAACGGCGCTGAACGTGTTGTTGTTTCGCAGTTACACCGCTCTCCTGGAGTTTTCTTTGGACAGAGCATCCATGCCAATGGCACTAAACTCTATTCCGCGCGAATTATTCCTTTCAAGGGTTCGTGGATTGAGTTTGCTACTGACATCAACAGTGTTATGTATGCATACATTGACCGTAAGAAAAAACTTCCGGTTACTACCCTGTTGCGCGCTATTGGTTATGAAACTGATAAAGATATTCTCGAAATCTTTGACCTTGCTGATGAAATTAAAATTTCAAAGGCTAGCCTTAAGAAATACGTTGGCCGGAAATTGGCGGCTAGGGTTCTTAAGTCTTGGATTGAAGACTTCGTTGATGAAGATACCGGAGAAGTTGTTTCCATTGAGAGAAATGAGGTTATCATCGATCGTGAAGTGGTTCTCGAAAATAGCCACATTGATGAGATACTTGATGCGGGAACAAAGTCGATACTTCTTCATAAGGAAAATCACAACCTTTCCGATTACGCCATTATTTACAATACCCTTCAGAAGGACCCTTGTAACTCTGAAAAGGAGGCTGTTATTTACGTTTACCGTCAACTGCGTAATTCGGAACCACCCGATGAGGCTACTGCACGTGACGTAATCGACAAGCTCTTCTTCTCCGACAAGCGTTATGACCTCGGTGATGTAGGCCGCTTCCGTATTAATAGGAAGCTGCATTTGGACATTGGTGCCGACGTTAAGGTTCTTACCAAACCCGATATCATTGCCATTATTAAGTACTTAATTGAGCTTATAAATTCAAAGGCAGACGTAGATGATATTGACCACTTAAGCAACCGTAGGGTTCGTACCGTAGGTGAGCAGTTGGCAAACCAATTTGGTGTTGGTTTATCCCGTATGGCTCGTACCATTCGTGAGCGTATGAACGTTCGCGATAATGAGGTATTTACTCCTATTGATCTTATAAATAGCAAAACACTCTCCTCCGTAATTAATTCATTTTACGGAACGAACCAGCTTTCTCAATTCATGGACCAGACCAATCCGCTGGCTGAAATGACGCATAAACGCCGTCTTTCTGCACTCGGACCAGGCGGTCTGTCTCGAGAGCGTGCCGGTTTTGAGGTGCGTGACGTTCACTACACTCACTACGGAAGGCTTTGCCCTATTGAGACACCAGAGGGACCTAACATCGGTCTTATTTCGTCTCTTTGTGTATTTGCTAAAATCAATAAACTTGGTTTCATTGAAACACCATACCGTCAAGTTCAAGAGGGTAAGGTTGATCTCACCGACGAAGGGGTTATATACTTAAGCGCCGAAGACGAAGAGAAGAAGATTATTGCTCAGGCTAATGCTCCGCTTGATAGCGACGGTCGCTTTTCCAATCCACGCGTTAAAGCCCGTTATCAAGGTGACTTCCCATTGGCTGAGCCAATGGAGGTAAACTTAATGGACGTTGCCCCAAATCAAATTGCTTCCATTGCTGCTTCGCTTATTCCTTTCCTTGAGCACGACGATGCAAACCGTGCGTTGATGGGATCGAACATGATGCGCCAGGCAGTACCTTTGGTGAGCCCAGAAGCCCCTATTGTTGGAACTGGTCTTGAAGGACCAGTGATCAGTGATAGTCGCGTTCAGGTAGTGGCCGAAGGAACTGGGGTAATCGATTTTGTGGACGCCAAGGAGATCGTTGTAAAATACGATATGACCGATGATGAGCGTTTTGTTTCTTTCGAAACAGATACTAAGCGCTATCGTCTTCCTAAATACTTAAAGACGAATCAAAATACCTGTATAAACCTGAAACCAAAGGTCCGTAAGGGTCAAGCGGTAAAGGCTGGGGATATTCTTTCGGAGGGTTATGCTACCATGGGTGGAGAATTGGCTCTGGGTAGAAACTTGAAAGTGGCATTCATGCCATGGAAGGGTTATAACTTTGAGGATGCTATCGTTCTCTCGGAAAGACTTGTTCGGGAAGATATATTCACCTCAATTCACGTAGATGAGTATATCATGGAAGTTCGCGATACCAAACGCGGTATGGAAGAACTTACTTCTGATATTCCAAACGTTAGCGAAGAGGCTACAAAAAACCTCGACGAGAATGGTTTGATTCGTATTGGAGCCAACGTTGAACCGGGTGATATCCTCATTGGTAAGATTACCCCTAAGGGCGAATCTGATCCTTCTCCTGAAGAAAAGTTGCTTCGCGCAATTTTCGGTGACAAAGCTGGCGACGTTAAGGATGCTTCCCTTAAGGCTTCTCCCTCATTGCACGGTGTGGTTATTGAGAAAAAACTTTTCTCGCGCGCAATGAAGGATGCCAAAAAGGGTAAGGTCTCCGATAAAACTTTGCTCACTAAAATTGAGGAGGAGTTCGAAAAGAACGCCAACGTAATTAAGGAAGTATTAATCGACAAGCTGTTCGTTCTCGTGAATGGCAAGACATCGCAAGGTGTTTACGATTATTACCACACCGAGATTATCTCAAAGGGACAGAAGTTTACCCAGAAGCAACTTGCTGAGATTGATTATTTAAACATCAATCCAAACAAGTGGACTACCGATAAGGCAAAGAATGATCAAATTCGCGCCCTTATTTATAACTTTATTGCCAAGTTTAAGGCCTACGATGCCGAGCATAAGCGTAAGAAATTCAATATCACCATTGGTGATGAACTTCCAACCGGTATTGTTCAGCTGGCAAAGGTCTACATCGCTAAAAAGCGAAAGATCAAGGTTGGTGATAAGATGGCCGGTCGTCACGGTAATAAGGGAATTGTTTCCCGTATTGTCCGCGATGAGGATATGCCATTCCTTGATGATGGTACCATTGTGGATATCGTGCTAAATCCTTTGGGTGTACCTTCTCGTATGAACCTTGGTCAGATTTATGAGACCGTTTTAGGTTGGGCAGGAAAGGAACTTGGATTGCGTTTTTCAACTCCAATTTTTGATGGTGCAACCCTCGAAGAAATTTGCGATTACACCGATAAGGCTGGCGTTCCTCGTTATGGAAGAACCATCCTTCGCGATGGTGGTACTGGCGAGTTATTCGACCAGCCTGCAACTGTAGGTATTATCTACATGCTAAAGCTGGGTCACATGGTTGACGATAAGATGCATGCCCGTTCTATTGGACCTTACTCATTGATTACCCAACAACCTCTTGGAGGTAAAGCTCAGTTCGGGGGTCAACGTTTTGGAGAAATGGAAGTTTGGGCATTGGAGGCATTTGGTGCGTCACATATACTTCAGGAAATCCTCACCATCAAGTCTGACGACGTGGTTGGTAGGGCCAAAGCATACGAAGCAATTGTCAAAGGAGAAGCTATGCCGACACCGGGTATTCCAGAGTCGCTCAACGTGCTTATCCATGAGCTACGAGGCCTTGGTCTGAGCGTTAATCTTGATTAG
- the rplL gene encoding 50S ribosomal protein L7/L12, which produces MADLKKFAEDLVNLSVKEVNELAKILKDEHGIEPAAAVAMAAPAAAAAAPAEKTTFDVVLKAAGGAKLQVVKLVKDITSLGLKEAKELVDAAPKPVKEGVSKEEAESIKAQLEEAGAEVEIK; this is translated from the coding sequence ATGGCTGATCTTAAGAAATTTGCAGAGGACTTGGTAAACCTATCTGTAAAGGAAGTAAACGAGCTTGCTAAGATTCTAAAGGACGAGCATGGTATTGAGCCTGCTGCTGCTGTGGCTATGGCCGCTCCTGCTGCTGCTGCCGCTGCTCCTGCAGAAAAAACAACTTTCGATGTTGTTCTTAAAGCTGCTGGTGGTGCAAAACTTCAAGTAGTAAAGTTGGTTAAGGATATTACCAGCTTAGGTCTAAAGGAAGCTAAGGAACTCGTTGACGCAGCTCCAAAGCCAGTAAAAGAGGGTGTTTCTAAAGAAGAAGCCGAATCAATAAAAGCACAACTTGAAGAGGCAGGCGCTGAAGTTGAGATTAAATAG
- the rplK gene encoding 50S ribosomal protein L11 — MAKEVAGLIKLQIKGGAANPSPPVGPALGSKGVNIMEFCKQFNARTQDRAGKVLPVIITVYSDKSFDFIVKTPPVAVQLLEVTKLKSGSAESNRNKVAAVTWEQVRLIASEKMPDLNCFTIESAMRMVAGTARSMGITVTGEFPG; from the coding sequence ATGGCTAAGGAAGTTGCTGGATTGATTAAGCTGCAGATTAAAGGTGGAGCAGCCAACCCATCACCTCCAGTAGGACCGGCACTCGGTTCAAAAGGGGTGAACATAATGGAGTTCTGCAAGCAGTTTAATGCCAGAACTCAGGATCGCGCTGGGAAAGTATTACCAGTAATCATTACTGTATATTCTGATAAGTCTTTCGACTTTATAGTAAAAACTCCTCCAGTTGCAGTGCAACTGCTGGAAGTTACTAAGTTGAAGTCGGGTTCAGCGGAATCAAACCGGAATAAGGTTGCTGCGGTTACTTGGGAACAAGTACGCCTCATTGCAAGCGAGAAAATGCCCGATTTGAACTGCTTTACCATTGAATCTGCAATGCGTATGGTTGCTGGCACTGCCAGAAGTATGGGTATCACCGTTACGGGCGAATTCCCTGGTTAG
- the secE gene encoding preprotein translocase subunit SecE translates to MKIGLYFKEAYNELMHKVTWPTWKELQNSAIVVMIASLLIALVILVMDLSFKNIMELLYGLLKA, encoded by the coding sequence ATGAAGATTGGATTGTATTTTAAAGAGGCTTATAATGAGCTCATGCATAAGGTGACTTGGCCAACCTGGAAAGAGTTACAAAACAGTGCAATAGTTGTAATGATTGCTTCCCTACTCATTGCGCTGGTAATTCTAGTCATGGATTTGTCCTTCAAGAACATTATGGAATTGCTCTATGGCTTACTTAAAGCTTAG
- the rplJ gene encoding 50S ribosomal protein L10: MRKEDKGKIIESLAEQIQGSAHFYLADIGDLNAAKTAELRRKCFEQEIKLVVVKNTLLQKAFEKINFEHTEIFTVLNGSTSIMFSNSGNGPAKLIKDFAIKNKKPVLKAAFVEQSVYIGAENLDTLISIKSKNELVADIILMLQTPAKNVISALQSGERQLTGVVKTLSEKE; encoded by the coding sequence ATGAGAAAGGAAGATAAAGGCAAGATTATTGAAAGCTTAGCTGAGCAAATTCAGGGAAGCGCTCATTTTTACCTTGCCGACATAGGAGACCTTAACGCCGCTAAAACGGCTGAGCTCAGGAGAAAATGCTTTGAACAGGAAATCAAGTTGGTTGTCGTAAAAAACACCCTTCTCCAAAAAGCATTTGAGAAAATTAACTTCGAGCATACAGAAATATTTACTGTTCTAAATGGCTCTACTTCTATCATGTTTAGCAATTCCGGTAACGGTCCTGCCAAGCTGATTAAAGACTTCGCTATTAAGAATAAAAAGCCTGTTTTAAAGGCTGCTTTTGTAGAGCAATCAGTATACATTGGTGCTGAGAACCTCGACACTCTGATTAGCATTAAATCGAAGAATGAACTTGTGGCTGATATTATCTTGATGCTACAAACACCTGCGAAAAATGTTATTTCGGCACTTCAATCGGGTGAGCGACAATTGACAGGGGTTGTAAAAACTCTTTCTGAAAAAGAATAA
- the nusG gene encoding transcription termination/antitermination protein NusG, with protein MSEGDKRWYVLRAIGGKEKKVKEYIENEVNRLNLQDFVTQVLIPTEKIYQIRNGKKISKERIFYPGYILIEAALVGEIPHILRNIPNVIGFLGDSKSNTEAIPLRQNEVNRILGRVDELTEGGEELNNPYCVGESVRVIDGPFNSFTGIIEEVNDEKKKLKVMVKIFGRKTPLELGFMQVEKE; from the coding sequence ATGAGCGAGGGTGATAAGAGATGGTATGTTCTTCGAGCAATTGGCGGGAAGGAAAAGAAAGTAAAAGAATATATCGAAAACGAGGTTAACCGTCTTAACCTACAGGATTTTGTGACCCAAGTTCTCATCCCTACTGAGAAAATTTATCAGATTAGAAATGGTAAAAAAATCAGTAAGGAGAGGATCTTTTATCCTGGATACATTCTAATCGAAGCTGCGCTTGTTGGCGAAATTCCGCACATTTTGCGAAATATACCCAACGTTATCGGTTTCTTAGGTGATTCTAAAAGCAACACAGAAGCTATTCCTTTGCGTCAAAACGAGGTGAATAGAATACTGGGTCGTGTAGATGAACTGACCGAAGGAGGCGAAGAGTTGAATAATCCTTATTGTGTTGGAGAGAGCGTTCGAGTAATCGACGGTCCTTTCAATAGTTTCACCGGCATTATTGAAGAGGTGAACGATGAGAAAAAGAAGCTCAAGGTAATGGTCAAAATCTTCGGACGAAAGACCCCTCTCGAGCTTGGCTTTATGCAAGTAGAAAAAGAGTAA